The following are encoded together in the Bacillota bacterium genome:
- a CDS encoding tetratricopeptide repeat protein: MRAPGNVPSSRVRALAACVIVFLALVMTGSPQAPALAMAGTGSVAVMGNDGDLAAGIGYIERGMFEEAAAALSRAIAESPDAPEAPDVAKAFDLLGYATWCMGREEEALAAFRQSLQHAADAREQFRARVGAGQALLDLGKVEDACCEFEAALEVATGPEDLDVAYTLLGIAKFEANDTVGAAEMFSRALEAFPQDPVASAYLEKLSFGVPIHFGSVREALQKAALALGGRPGGAAAAALPLAEGDEDGVAGDVMGAADSAGSPSSEADMNGAPALLSGVLLINGGASYATTSQVRLMLGVDPAVPLRGFFLAVGDEPFRWHDWRSAVIEWCPRGEVKDGKTVIKAVYYAAGTSAPGGGTSGGGAGMAAQGACVAEASIVLDREPPWGSLEINSGARFTNETRVSLRLQANDRTSGVLNVSMSNDGATWSAWTMYQLTKDWDVPPGDGVKRVYARFQDRAGNVSAPVSARIVLDTRPPGLLWVRVAALGATTADIAWTTDEDSDSAVEYAEDQDAGRKSTTVRDKDMTMLHHIKLDGLKPSTKYRFRVLSRDAAGNVAVSRVLEFSTKAANAGS, encoded by the coding sequence ATGAGGGCCCCAGGAAACGTCCCCTCCTCGCGCGTCCGAGCTCTGGCTGCGTGCGTCATCGTTTTCCTGGCGCTGGTTATGACCGGGTCGCCGCAGGCCCCGGCTCTGGCCATGGCTGGGACAGGGTCGGTTGCTGTCATGGGGAACGACGGCGACCTGGCCGCCGGCATTGGATACATTGAACGCGGGATGTTTGAGGAGGCCGCTGCCGCGCTCTCGCGCGCGATCGCGGAGAGCCCCGACGCGCCCGAAGCGCCCGATGTGGCAAAGGCCTTTGATCTCCTCGGCTACGCGACGTGGTGCATGGGCCGGGAGGAGGAGGCTTTGGCCGCATTCCGTCAGAGCCTGCAGCACGCCGCCGACGCTCGCGAACAGTTCCGCGCAAGGGTCGGCGCAGGGCAGGCGCTGCTGGACCTGGGAAAGGTGGAGGATGCCTGCTGCGAGTTCGAGGCTGCGCTCGAGGTCGCAACGGGGCCGGAGGATCTCGATGTTGCGTACACGCTTCTCGGCATAGCAAAGTTCGAGGCAAACGACACGGTCGGGGCGGCGGAGATGTTCTCCCGCGCGCTGGAGGCCTTCCCGCAGGACCCGGTGGCCTCGGCCTACCTAGAGAAGCTTTCGTTCGGCGTGCCCATACACTTCGGAAGCGTCAGAGAGGCGCTTCAGAAGGCGGCCCTCGCCCTCGGGGGGCGCCCGGGCGGGGCTGCCGCTGCGGCACTACCACTGGCCGAGGGTGACGAGGACGGGGTCGCGGGAGATGTCATGGGCGCCGCGGATTCCGCGGGAAGTCCCAGCAGTGAAGCGGACATGAACGGCGCGCCTGCGCTCTTGAGCGGTGTGCTGCTCATAAACGGGGGAGCTTCGTATGCCACGACGTCGCAGGTGAGACTCATGCTAGGCGTGGACCCGGCCGTTCCTTTGCGGGGGTTCTTCCTTGCCGTGGGCGACGAGCCGTTCAGGTGGCATGACTGGAGGTCCGCGGTCATAGAGTGGTGCCCGCGCGGCGAGGTTAAGGACGGGAAGACCGTCATCAAAGCGGTCTATTACGCTGCCGGCACTTCTGCGCCTGGTGGCGGCACGAGCGGCGGCGGAGCAGGGATGGCCGCGCAGGGCGCGTGCGTGGCGGAGGCTTCCATCGTGCTGGACCGAGAGCCGCCTTGGGGCTCGCTTGAGATAAACAGCGGGGCGCGCTTCACCAACGAGACACGGGTTAGCTTGCGGTTACAGGCGAATGACCGCACGAGCGGCGTGCTCAACGTGTCCATGAGCAACGACGGTGCCACGTGGAGTGCGTGGACCATGTACCAGCTCACGAAGGACTGGGACGTTCCGCCGGGCGACGGTGTCAAGAGGGTGTACGCTCGGTTCCAGGACAGAGCGGGGAACGTGTCCGCGCCAGTCTCGGCCCGGATCGTGCTAGATACGCGTCCCCCGGGCCTGTTGTGGGTTCGCGTGGCCGCCCTCGGCGCGACAACGGCTGACATCGCGTGGACGACCGATGAGGATTCGGATTCCGCGGTCGAGTACGCCGAGGACCAGGATGCGGGGCGGAAGTCGACCACGGTGCGAGACAAGGACATGACTATGCTTCACCATATCAAGTTGGATGGCTTGAAGCCTTCGACCAAGTATAGGTTCAGGGTTCTGTCTCGAGACGCGGCGGGGAACGTCGCCGTCTCCCGGGTGCTCGAGTTCTCCACAAAAGCGGCGAATGCTGGGTCGTGA
- a CDS encoding ABC transporter ATP-binding protein: protein MQERETALECIGARKAFYVRKETAPKTAKTRPSSTCQAEAQPTPATERHTGGEAVVQPNVARKGPGIRAGEAGTGEVCGTGQPAGVNGRERPRLAVQRAVAALFPRSVRVEAVSGVTFSVKRGEIFGILGPNGSGKSTLIRLISTLLLPDEGEIRVFGHDVVKERFAVRRLINRVSVEAAFFKKLSAMENLSYAARLYDVDIRWARRKAIDILTRLGFSESKAYEPLEDLSRGMQQKVAVARALLTSPVLLLLDEPTTGLDPVSKREVQDYVLEVRDSHDTTVILTTHDMQEADRLCDRVAIIDQGRFVALDTPGHLKESLATNGETVTLEDVFFALTGKALKESHPEEAD from the coding sequence ATGCAGGAGCGAGAGACAGCACTTGAGTGCATCGGCGCGCGGAAGGCGTTCTATGTGAGGAAAGAGACGGCGCCCAAGACGGCCAAGACAAGACCATCCAGCACGTGCCAGGCCGAGGCCCAGCCAACCCCGGCAACGGAGAGGCATACCGGCGGGGAGGCGGTCGTGCAACCCAACGTGGCGAGGAAAGGGCCTGGCATTCGGGCCGGGGAAGCTGGAACGGGTGAGGTCTGTGGGACCGGTCAGCCCGCGGGCGTGAACGGGAGGGAGCGGCCAAGGCTGGCAGTGCAGAGGGCGGTCGCCGCGCTCTTTCCAAGGAGCGTGAGAGTAGAGGCTGTATCGGGCGTGACGTTCAGCGTAAAGCGCGGCGAGATATTTGGCATCCTAGGGCCCAACGGCTCGGGCAAATCCACGCTCATCAGGCTCATCTCCACGTTGCTCCTGCCTGACGAGGGCGAGATCAGGGTGTTCGGCCACGACGTGGTAAAGGAACGTTTCGCGGTGAGACGCTTGATAAACCGCGTGTCCGTGGAGGCTGCCTTCTTCAAGAAGCTGTCGGCCATGGAGAATCTCAGCTACGCCGCGCGTCTCTACGACGTCGACATCCGCTGGGCGCGCCGAAAAGCCATCGATATCTTGACCCGCCTGGGTTTCAGCGAGAGCAAGGCGTACGAGCCGCTCGAGGACCTATCCCGCGGCATGCAGCAGAAGGTCGCCGTGGCAAGGGCGTTGCTGACGTCCCCTGTGCTTCTGCTGCTCGACGAGCCGACGACCGGGCTCGACCCGGTGTCCAAACGCGAGGTGCAGGATTACGTCCTTGAGGTAAGGGACTCCCATGACACGACGGTCATCCTGACCACCCACGACATGCAGGAGGCTGACAGGTTGTGCGACAGGGTGGCGATCATCGACCAGGGCAGGTTCGTGGCCTTGGATACGCCCGGCCATCTCAAAGAGAGCCTCGCTACGAACGGGGAGACGGTGACTTTGGAGGACGTGTTCTTCGCGCTTACTGGGAAAGCGCTGAAGGAGTCGCATCCCGAGGAGGCGGATTAG
- the rpmE gene encoding 50S ribosomal protein L31, translating into MKKGIHPEYFITTVTCACGEKFEVGSTRKDLRVEICSKCHPMFTGKQRIVDTGGRVERFKKRHGLS; encoded by the coding sequence TTGAAGAAGGGGATTCATCCTGAGTACTTCATAACCACCGTCACTTGCGCGTGTGGCGAGAAGTTCGAGGTCGGGTCGACCCGCAAGGACCTTAGGGTCGAGATATGCTCAAAGTGCCATCCGATGTTCACCGGCAAGCAGAGGATAGTCGATACCGGCGGCCGGGTGGAACGGTTCAAGAAGAGGCACGGCCTGTCGTAA
- the prmC gene encoding peptide chain release factor N(5)-glutamine methyltransferase: MVTVRDALRVATTRLADAGIPTPRLDAEVLLAHVLGTRREVLYAHPERRLEPDEYAAYQAALERRLTRLPVAYITGRKEFMSLEFVVDENVLIPRPETETLVETVIERLRAREGGATIVADIGTGSGAIAVSIAWFVRDVSLVAVDISPEALRVARENASRHGVEKRIQFLQGDLLSPLEGRGLEGRVFAIVSNPPYLSRRAMASLPPEVAKEPRVALAGGEQGVDFARAILEGAPRYLSDGGFVALEVGHDQAGLVRGFAAEELGYSSVDVVRDYAGTERVVVAVAGRAHARNER; encoded by the coding sequence ATCGTTACGGTTCGGGACGCGCTGCGCGTGGCCACGACGCGACTGGCCGATGCCGGGATCCCCACGCCGCGCCTGGACGCGGAGGTCTTGCTGGCGCACGTGCTCGGGACGCGGCGCGAGGTCCTGTACGCCCATCCAGAGAGGCGGCTCGAGCCTGACGAATACGCGGCATACCAGGCAGCCCTGGAGCGGCGGCTCACGAGGCTGCCTGTGGCCTACATAACAGGCAGGAAAGAGTTCATGTCCCTTGAGTTCGTCGTGGACGAGAACGTGCTCATCCCTAGGCCCGAGACGGAGACGCTCGTTGAAACGGTGATCGAACGGCTCAGGGCACGTGAGGGAGGTGCCACGATCGTTGCGGACATCGGCACCGGCAGTGGGGCGATCGCGGTGAGCATCGCATGGTTCGTTCGTGACGTGTCGCTCGTCGCCGTTGACATCTCTCCCGAGGCGCTCCGCGTGGCGCGTGAGAACGCCAGCCGTCACGGGGTCGAGAAGAGGATCCAGTTCCTGCAAGGCGATCTGCTCTCGCCCCTCGAGGGGCGAGGTCTCGAGGGCAGGGTGTTCGCCATTGTGAGTAACCCGCCTTACCTCTCTCGTAGAGCCATGGCGAGCCTTCCGCCGGAGGTCGCGAAGGAACCGCGCGTGGCCCTCGCCGGGGGAGAACAGGGCGTCGACTTCGCGCGCGCGATTCTCGAGGGCGCGCCAAGATACCTTTCGGACGGCGGGTTCGTTGCGCTCGAAGTCGGCCATGACCAGGCTGGCCTCGTGAGAGGCTTTGCAGCGGAGGAGCTCGGGTACTCGTCTGTGGATGTGGTTCGCGACTACGCCGGAACAGAACGCGTGGTCGTGGCGGTGGCGGGCCGCGCCCACGCGCGGAACGAGCGATGA
- a CDS encoding NAD(P)/FAD-dependent oxidoreductase, with translation MGETKPDRYDVIIVGAGPAGIFSALELVEATSGRIKIIITEKGSDLDARVCPSNEGKTACRRCRPCSIVSGWGGAGAFSDGKLTLSTKVGGMLDVYVSDQKLKELIEYVDGIYLGFGAPTKVYGGDEEALHELERKALMAELKFIPAKIRHLGTGKTKDILDGMKKHLARYAEIALRESATRILAQDGKVVGVETSKGRTILGDYVIVAPGRDGAEWLVQEARRLGLSMAINPVDIGVRVELPAVVAEPLTNVAYESKLIYHSRSFDDKVRTFCMCPYGEVVTESSDGLITVNGHTHFEKKTENTNFALLVSKTFTEPFKDPIAYGKYVAGLANLLGGGVIVQRLGDLITGRRSTKERLSKGTVVPTLEDATPGDLSLVFPYRHLVSIIEMLKALDAVAPGVYGRNTLLYGVEVKFYSSRLSVTSSLETQVKNLFAIGDGAGITRGLMQASASGVVAAREILSRLGKR, from the coding sequence ATGGGCGAAACGAAACCTGATCGCTACGACGTCATAATCGTGGGCGCGGGCCCGGCGGGCATCTTCTCCGCGCTCGAGCTCGTGGAGGCGACAAGCGGCCGGATCAAGATTATCATCACCGAGAAGGGCTCAGACCTGGATGCCAGGGTCTGTCCCTCCAACGAGGGCAAGACCGCGTGTCGTCGGTGTCGGCCGTGCAGTATCGTGTCGGGGTGGGGCGGTGCCGGCGCGTTCAGCGACGGGAAACTCACCCTGTCAACGAAGGTCGGGGGAATGCTCGACGTATACGTGAGCGATCAGAAGCTCAAGGAGCTCATCGAATACGTGGACGGAATCTACCTCGGGTTCGGGGCCCCCACCAAGGTTTACGGGGGCGACGAGGAGGCGCTTCACGAGCTCGAGCGGAAAGCCCTCATGGCGGAGCTGAAGTTCATTCCCGCGAAGATCAGGCACCTGGGCACGGGCAAGACCAAGGATATACTGGACGGCATGAAGAAGCACCTCGCCCGATATGCCGAGATAGCGCTTCGCGAGAGCGCAACTAGGATCTTGGCGCAAGACGGCAAGGTTGTCGGGGTTGAGACGTCCAAGGGCCGCACCATCTTAGGGGACTACGTCATCGTGGCCCCTGGGAGGGACGGTGCCGAGTGGCTCGTCCAGGAGGCGCGCAGGCTTGGGCTCTCAATGGCCATCAATCCTGTGGACATCGGCGTGCGTGTGGAGCTGCCGGCCGTGGTGGCGGAGCCTCTCACGAACGTGGCGTACGAGTCAAAGCTCATCTATCACTCGCGTTCCTTTGACGATAAGGTGCGCACCTTCTGCATGTGTCCTTACGGCGAGGTTGTCACCGAGAGCTCGGACGGGCTGATCACGGTCAATGGTCACACTCATTTTGAGAAGAAGACGGAGAACACCAATTTCGCGCTTCTTGTGAGCAAGACCTTCACCGAGCCGTTCAAGGACCCCATAGCGTACGGCAAATACGTGGCTGGTCTCGCAAACCTCCTCGGCGGAGGGGTGATCGTCCAGAGGCTGGGCGACCTGATCACGGGCCGCCGGTCTACCAAGGAGAGGCTCTCCAAGGGCACGGTCGTGCCCACGCTGGAGGACGCCACTCCGGGCGACCTGAGCTTGGTGTTTCCATACAGGCATCTCGTAAGCATCATAGAAATGCTCAAGGCGCTCGACGCTGTGGCGCCGGGCGTCTATGGGCGCAACACCCTGCTGTACGGGGTCGAGGTCAAGTTCTATTCGTCCCGCCTGTCGGTGACCAGCTCCCTCGAGACGCAGGTGAAGAACCTCTTCGCTATCGGCGACGGCGCCGGCATCACAAGGGGGCTCATGCAGGCGTCCGCTTCAGGCGTCGTGGCGGCCCGGGAGATCCTTAGCCGGCTCGGAAAGCGCTGA
- the prfA gene encoding peptide chain release factor 1, translated as MLDRLDALEQRYEDLEATLADPAVVADQERYQKSAKAHASLEEIVTKYREYKKTCAEINDAREMLKSGADPELEQFLRSELDRLKAEESRLERELKILLLPKDPNDEKDVIMEIRAGTGGEEAALFAADLYRMYARYAEQQGWQIEIMSSNPTDLGGFKEIIFAVQGRGAYSKLKYESGVHRVQRVPTTEAGGRIHTSTATVAVLPEAEEVEVDIRPEDLRIDVYRSTGHGGQSVNTTDSAVRVTHIPTGMVVTCQDEKSQLKNKEKALRVLRARLLDKLQREQKAEMDEARRMQVGTGERSERIRTYNFPQNRVTDHRIDLTLYKLGQVLEGDLDEIITGLITVDQSERLKKIG; from the coding sequence ATGTTGGACAGGCTTGACGCGCTCGAACAAAGGTACGAGGACCTCGAGGCTACGCTCGCGGATCCGGCGGTCGTTGCCGACCAGGAGAGATACCAGAAGTCGGCGAAAGCCCACGCCAGCCTTGAGGAGATCGTCACGAAATACAGAGAGTACAAGAAGACCTGCGCCGAGATCAACGACGCACGGGAGATGCTCAAGTCGGGTGCGGACCCGGAGCTCGAACAGTTCCTCCGGTCCGAGCTCGATAGGCTCAAAGCAGAGGAGTCGCGGCTCGAGAGGGAACTCAAGATCCTGCTTCTCCCGAAGGATCCCAACGACGAAAAGGATGTCATAATGGAGATTCGCGCGGGCACGGGCGGTGAAGAGGCGGCTCTATTCGCTGCCGACCTCTACAGGATGTACGCCCGCTACGCCGAGCAGCAGGGCTGGCAGATCGAGATCATGAGCTCGAACCCGACTGACCTTGGTGGGTTCAAGGAGATCATATTCGCCGTTCAGGGGCGCGGCGCGTACAGCAAACTCAAATATGAGAGCGGCGTTCACAGGGTCCAGCGTGTGCCGACCACCGAGGCTGGAGGGCGCATTCACACGTCCACGGCCACCGTGGCGGTCTTGCCCGAAGCCGAGGAAGTCGAGGTGGACATCCGTCCCGAAGACCTTCGCATCGACGTATACCGGTCCACCGGGCACGGCGGACAGAGCGTCAACACCACCGACTCGGCGGTGAGGGTGACCCATATTCCCACGGGAATGGTCGTCACGTGCCAGGACGAAAAATCGCAGCTCAAAAACAAGGAGAAGGCCCTGCGGGTGCTTCGCGCCAGGCTTCTCGACAAGCTTCAGCGAGAACAGAAGGCTGAGATGGATGAGGCCAGGCGCATGCAGGTTGGGACCGGCGAACGGAGCGAGCGGATCCGCACGTACAATTTCCCGCAGAACCGCGTGACGGACCACCGGATCGACCTCACTCTCTACAAACTCGGCCAGGTCCTCGAGGGAGACTTGGACGAGATAATCACCGGGCTCATCACGGTCGACCAAAGCGAGAGGTTGAAGAAGATTGGCTAG
- a CDS encoding ABC transporter permease: MVELARELRRSYALVERNFNLIKRYIGWEIVFLIYTVVNTLTIAFIGVNPAGAATGGGAGGGAGAAMGGDRVLYLVVGALLWGFLSVLFHEVAESVQWERWEGTIEYSFMAPMKRLSYLGGVCLYAATYGAVRTVVVMIAVAALFKLDLASANLGAALAVLILSSLSFIGVGLMAAVLPLLSPERGSQAAHILEAAILLVSGVYYEVDVLPTWLRPLSRLSPATYTLRAARAALLENASIRDIGGDLILLLVIGVVLIPLGLKVFDLGELHAMRTGKLKRSG, translated from the coding sequence GTGGTTGAACTCGCAAGAGAGCTGAGGAGGAGCTACGCTCTAGTGGAGCGGAACTTCAACCTCATCAAGCGATACATAGGCTGGGAGATCGTGTTTCTCATATATACGGTGGTGAACACTCTTACGATTGCGTTCATCGGCGTGAACCCCGCCGGGGCGGCCACCGGCGGGGGTGCCGGGGGAGGCGCAGGCGCAGCCATGGGCGGCGACAGGGTGCTCTACCTCGTCGTCGGTGCGCTTCTTTGGGGATTTCTGTCCGTGCTTTTTCACGAGGTCGCGGAGTCGGTGCAATGGGAGCGCTGGGAAGGAACCATCGAATACTCGTTCATGGCGCCAATGAAAAGGCTATCGTATCTCGGTGGGGTGTGCCTGTACGCTGCGACGTACGGAGCCGTGAGGACCGTCGTGGTCATGATCGCGGTTGCGGCCCTGTTCAAGTTGGACCTTGCCAGTGCTAACCTGGGCGCCGCGCTCGCCGTGCTCATACTGTCCAGCCTCTCGTTCATCGGCGTCGGGCTGATGGCTGCGGTCTTGCCGTTATTGTCCCCGGAGCGAGGCTCGCAGGCGGCGCACATCCTGGAGGCGGCGATCCTACTCGTGTCGGGCGTGTACTACGAAGTGGACGTCTTGCCTACATGGCTCCGGCCGCTTTCCCGGCTTTCGCCCGCCACATACACGCTCCGAGCCGCGCGTGCGGCCCTGCTTGAGAATGCCTCGATTCGAGACATCGGTGGTGACCTCATACTTCTCCTTGTCATCGGAGTGGTCTTGATCCCGCTGGGCCTCAAGGTATTTGACTTGGGCGAGCTTCACGCGATGCGCACGGGGAAACTCAAGAGAAGCGGTTGA
- a CDS encoding threonylcarbamoyl-AMP synthase yields the protein MIGGTEIIRLDPGRPDMAAIRRAAEVIRAGGLVAFPTETVYGLGADGLSARAVARIFEAKGRPQDNPLILHVAAPEDARRVVLSVPHSARMLMERFWPGPLTLVLPKRPEVPDEVSAGLATVGVRMPDNTIALTLIAESGVPIAAPSANASGRPSPTSADHVIADLAGRIEMILDGGPTSVGVESTVVDMTSSPPTVLRPGGVTVEELREVLDAVDVAAADSVAPPTSGPVRSPGMKYTHYAPKTPVILVEGDAGAVARRILREIEMRRAAGDRVGVMCSRETEEMYAGRADIVRAVGSRADLATVAAALFATLRLFDTDGVDVVFAEGFDQRGLGFAIMNRLRRASGGRIIHA from the coding sequence ATGATCGGGGGGACAGAGATAATACGGCTGGACCCAGGTCGTCCGGACATGGCGGCCATCCGGAGGGCCGCGGAGGTGATTCGCGCGGGCGGCCTGGTGGCGTTCCCGACTGAGACCGTCTACGGACTCGGCGCGGACGGCCTTTCGGCCCGCGCTGTCGCAAGGATATTCGAGGCTAAGGGCCGGCCGCAAGACAATCCCCTCATACTTCACGTCGCCGCTCCCGAGGATGCCCGCCGCGTGGTGCTGAGCGTGCCGCACTCTGCGAGGATGCTCATGGAAAGGTTTTGGCCCGGTCCCCTCACGCTGGTGCTCCCGAAGAGGCCGGAGGTTCCCGACGAGGTGTCGGCAGGCCTCGCGACTGTGGGAGTACGCATGCCCGACAACACCATTGCTCTCACTCTCATAGCAGAGTCCGGCGTTCCCATCGCTGCTCCGAGCGCCAACGCGTCAGGACGGCCGAGCCCTACGTCAGCTGACCACGTCATCGCCGACCTCGCCGGGAGGATTGAGATGATCCTCGACGGTGGGCCCACTAGTGTGGGCGTGGAGTCCACTGTTGTGGACATGACCTCGAGCCCTCCGACCGTCCTGAGGCCCGGAGGAGTCACCGTCGAAGAACTGCGTGAGGTGCTTGACGCCGTGGACGTGGCGGCCGCGGATTCCGTCGCGCCGCCGACGAGCGGCCCGGTGCGGTCCCCCGGGATGAAATACACGCATTACGCGCCAAAGACCCCCGTGATCCTCGTGGAGGGCGATGCGGGCGCAGTCGCCCGGCGCATCCTCCGTGAAATCGAGATGCGCCGCGCTGCGGGCGATAGAGTAGGCGTGATGTGCTCGCGTGAGACCGAGGAGATGTACGCCGGCCGGGCTGACATAGTTCGCGCAGTAGGGTCGCGGGCGGACCTCGCGACCGTCGCGGCCGCCCTCTTCGCCACGTTACGCCTCTTCGACACCGACGGGGTTGACGTGGTGTTCGCAGAGGGATTCGACCAGAGGGGCCTGGGATTCGCCATCATGAACAGGCTGCGCCGCGCCTCGGGCGGCCGCATCATCCACGCTTGA
- a CDS encoding thymidine kinase, whose translation MLKVPSDVHRQAEDSRYRRPGGTVQEEARPVVTDGTHSKRKQSPGGSVFVKRGNVLRKGEAPGRIEAIVGPMFSGKTEELIRRVKRARIAGLEVQVYKPAIDDRYSAREVSSHSGGRMDAVLVEGAAEVLRATAHGEAVDVVAIDEAQFFDEAIVGVCDALASNGVRVIVAGLDTDFRGEAFVHMAKIMAIADQVTKLDAVCEVCGAPATRSQRIINGMPARFDDPIVLVGAKESYQARCRKCHVVPGKEALSI comes from the coding sequence ATGCTCAAAGTGCCATCCGATGTTCACCGGCAAGCAGAGGATAGTCGATACCGGCGGCCGGGTGGAACGGTTCAAGAAGAGGCACGGCCTGTCGTAACAGACGGAACTCATTCGAAGCGAAAGCAGAGCCCAGGCGGCTCTGTTTTTGTGAAGAGGGGAAACGTGTTGAGAAAGGGAGAAGCGCCCGGACGGATCGAGGCCATAGTTGGTCCCATGTTCAGCGGCAAGACCGAGGAGCTCATACGCCGCGTGAAGCGGGCCAGGATCGCCGGGCTTGAAGTGCAGGTTTACAAGCCGGCCATAGATGACAGGTACAGCGCACGCGAAGTCAGCTCGCATTCCGGAGGCAGGATGGACGCGGTGCTCGTGGAGGGTGCCGCAGAGGTGCTGCGGGCGACCGCCCACGGAGAGGCCGTGGATGTGGTCGCCATAGATGAGGCCCAGTTTTTTGACGAGGCAATAGTCGGGGTGTGCGATGCGCTCGCGTCAAACGGCGTGCGCGTCATCGTGGCAGGGCTGGACACGGATTTCCGGGGCGAGGCGTTCGTCCACATGGCCAAGATAATGGCCATCGCAGACCAGGTGACCAAGCTGGATGCGGTGTGCGAGGTGTGCGGGGCACCCGCGACGCGGAGCCAAAGGATCATCAACGGAATGCCCGCGCGCTTCGATGATCCCATAGTACTCGTTGGGGCGAAGGAGTCGTATCAGGCCAGGTGTCGCAAGTGCCACGTGGTGCCTGGTAAGGAGGCGCTTTCGATTTGA
- a CDS encoding DUF1385 domain-containing protein, whose product MMRGRKAIAIAVRCPDLTVAVTRQPIGTLTAKYPALRLAFVRGVVAFIETLIVGIRALMFSADQAAGEGEEEKLKPWELTLTLLVSLAVFVALFIVLPNLVAVLLQKWLRSTVAVNLAEGVFRLVVFLGYIVAVSRLQDIQRVFQYHGAEHKVIHSFEAGEELVVENARRHSTLHPRCGTAFLLIVMVIMVLMFSLLGRTSLLLRIATRLALLPLVTGVSYEVVRLAGRRNPPRIVELAITPGLWLQKLTTREPDDAQLEVAIAALKEVLEADGV is encoded by the coding sequence ATGATGCGGGGCAGGAAGGCCATCGCGATAGCGGTGAGATGCCCGGACTTGACGGTCGCGGTGACAAGGCAGCCCATCGGGACGCTTACCGCGAAGTACCCCGCGCTCCGGCTTGCTTTCGTGCGCGGGGTGGTGGCGTTCATCGAAACGCTGATCGTAGGAATCCGCGCGCTCATGTTCTCGGCTGACCAGGCTGCGGGCGAGGGCGAGGAGGAGAAACTGAAGCCATGGGAACTCACCCTCACTCTCCTCGTGTCGCTCGCCGTGTTCGTGGCTCTGTTCATAGTGCTGCCGAACCTCGTGGCCGTCCTGTTGCAAAAGTGGCTCCGTTCCACGGTCGCCGTGAACCTCGCCGAAGGCGTGTTCCGCCTGGTCGTGTTCCTCGGTTACATTGTCGCTGTGTCGCGGCTGCAAGATATTCAGCGGGTATTCCAGTACCACGGTGCCGAGCACAAGGTCATCCACAGCTTCGAGGCGGGAGAGGAGCTTGTGGTCGAGAACGCCAGGCGCCACAGCACGCTACACCCGAGGTGCGGCACGGCCTTCCTGCTCATCGTCATGGTCATCATGGTGCTCATGTTCTCGCTGCTCGGAAGGACGTCCCTGCTCCTCCGGATCGCTACGCGTCTTGCGCTTCTGCCACTGGTCACCGGGGTATCCTACGAGGTGGTGAGGCTCGCAGGGCGGCGCAACCCACCGCGCATCGTCGAGCTTGCCATCACGCCCGGGCTGTGGCTCCAAAAGCTCACGACCCGTGAGCCGGATGACGCCCAGCTTGAGGTGGCTATCGCCGCTCTGAAAGAGGTGCTTGAAGCGGACGGCGTCTAG
- a CDS encoding low molecular weight protein arginine phosphatase — MPKRIVVVCSGNTCRSAMAEAMLRKALADEFGARACGVTVESAGLFASEGEPASENARAVMMERGIDISSHRARVLSEDVVEGADLVLVMTAAHKQILLERHPSLKGKVFTLNEFAGLEGELGTDTRDPFGGSVSVYRAAADAIEKAVARSVKRIGEMCAENRTGSKEPSGHE, encoded by the coding sequence CTGCCCAAGCGAATCGTGGTGGTATGCAGCGGGAACACGTGCAGGAGTGCCATGGCCGAAGCAATGCTGCGCAAGGCCCTCGCGGATGAGTTTGGTGCGCGGGCTTGCGGCGTGACGGTCGAGTCAGCCGGCCTTTTCGCCAGCGAGGGCGAACCGGCTTCTGAGAACGCCCGGGCGGTCATGATGGAGCGAGGCATCGACATCTCGTCCCATCGGGCGCGTGTGCTAAGCGAGGACGTGGTGGAGGGCGCCGACCTCGTCCTCGTCATGACAGCCGCTCACAAGCAGATCCTGCTCGAGAGGCATCCTTCGTTGAAGGGGAAGGTTTTCACGCTCAACGAGTTTGCCGGCCTCGAGGGCGAACTCGGCACCGACACGCGTGATCCGTTCGGAGGATCGGTGAGCGTATACCGGGCAGCAGCCGATGCCATCGAGAAGGCCGTCGCGCGCTCGGTGAAGCGGATCGGAGAAATGTGTGCGGAAAACCGCACGGGGTCGAAGGAACCCTCGGGACACGAGTAG